One genomic window of Glycine soja cultivar W05 chromosome 9, ASM419377v2, whole genome shotgun sequence includes the following:
- the LOC114425568 gene encoding transcription factor bHLH93-like isoform X1 produces MELSQLGFLDELLAPRKDTSWSSALSTGLNELLLPSGWSFDSFDENQGLSTLNPSFAAFSTPLDHRFECPYGSEAAYPFVDGFTLPELDSSYTRNDESAPLLPQEDNPSLEDEEFGFLGSESQSLEQAKIGCKIEELTEIPVFNMGLCGEKRPKSKKLEGQPSKNLMAERRRRKRLNDRLSMLRSIVPKISKMDRTSILGDTIDYMKELLERIGKLQEEEMEEGTNRINLLGISKELKPNEVMVRNSPKFDVERRDQDTRISICCATKPGLLLSTVNTLEALGLEIHQCVISSFNDFSMQASCTEVAEQRNCMSQEEIKQALFRNAGYGGRCL; encoded by the exons ATGGAGCTTTCTCAACTTGGTTTTCTGGATGAGCTACTTGCTCCAAGAAAAGACACTAGTTGGAGTAGTGCTTTGTCCACTGGGTTGAATGAGTTACTACTCCCTAGTGGTTGGAGCTTTGACTCTTTTGATGAGAACCAAGGTTTATCCACTTTGAATCCCTCATTTGCTGCATTTTCAACTCCACTAGACCACAGATTTGAATGCCCTTATGGAAGTGAAGCAGCATACCCTTTTGTTGATGGCTTCACATTGCCTGAGCTTGATTCTTCATACACCAGGAATGATGAGTCAGCACCCCTTTTGCCACAAGAGGATAACCCATCATTGGAGGATGAAGAGTTTGGCTTTCTAGGAAGTGAAAGCCAGAGCTTGGAACAAGCAAAAATTGGCTGCAAAATTGAGGAACTGACAGAGATTCCAGTCTTTAACATGGGCTTGTGTGGGGAGAAAAGGCCcaaatcaaagaaactagaagggCAGCCATCAAAGAATCTCATGGcagaaagaaggagaagaaagcGTTTGAATGACAGGCTTTCCATGCTAAGGTCAATAGTCCCTAAGATTAGCAAG ATGGACAGGACCTCCATTCTTGGAGACACCATTGATTACATGAAAGAGCTTCTAGAAAGGATAGGCAAGttgcaagaagaagaaatggagGAGGGAACAAATCGGATAAACCTCTTGGGCATTTCTAAGGAGCTAAAGCCAAATGAAGTAATGGTAAGAAATTCCCCCAAG TTTGATGTTGAGAGAAGAGACCAGGACACAAGGATTAGCATCTGCTGTGCCACAAAGCCAGGATTACTACTGTCCACAGTGAACACCTTAGAAGCATTAGGCCTTGAGATTCACCAGTGTGTTATAAGCAGCTTCAATGATTTTTCAATGCAAGCATCTTGCACAGAG GTAGCAGAGCAGAGAAATTGTATGAGCCAGGAAGAGATAAAGCAAGCACTATTCAGAAATGCAGGTTATGGTGGTAGATGTCTCTAG
- the LOC114425382 gene encoding uncharacterized protein LOC114425382: MFVKMPDRNSSVHTQSTTAVTPRRSPRFPPQQNNDTPAPKSAKRSVSSNKSDKCAAGSRRSPRLNNVEQRPPPLRRCPRLNNESSDKKLKDTRVKKGGEAETKENRVVSDEGFGGGRKKKRNRKRIEVETQENGVVSDKGFVGGRKKEENEERVETKANCFVLDEGFDGGREKGVNGEKRKRGSEEISKGWTKEQELALQRAYLAAKPSPHFWKNVSKLVPGKSQQDCFDRIHCDYMTPPETQPRLRAKTFKSSPIHQFSISASKLLKPMDKTARRSNVLKPKNIITQKSVDKLLQRHLKVDLDREGDIFSVLEPNTDFSTNALQPSEALSTPKQQKENKGFPQNCTETSSSSHKKPPSRLSGSCVTELVSPPVLKKVKNRVMHEKYINQLRCRESRRRADATKIIEGTSIQKRDVVNAAKVALVSEARNAINKFQQSQVNFVDNTSSSGEDNDDGIEFEDESQ; encoded by the exons ATGTTTGTGAAAATGCCAGACAGAAACTCCTCCGTCCACACCCAATCCACCACCGCAGTGACCCCACGAAGGTCACCCAGGTTCCCCCCCCAACAAAACAACGACACTCCCGCCCCGAAATCCGCGAAACGCAGCGTTTCCTCCAACAAATCGGACAAGTGCGCTGCTGGATCGAGAAGATCCCCGAGGCTGAACAATGTTGAACAACGACCTCCCCCTCTGAGACGATGTCCCAGGTTGAACAACGAGTCAAGCgacaaaaaattgaaagacaCGAGAGTGAAGAAGGGCGGTGAAGCTGAAACGAAGGAAAATCGTGTCGTTTCGGACGAGGGTTTCggtggaggaagaaagaagaagagaaacagGAAGAGGATTGAAGTTGAAACGCAAGAAAACGGTGTCGTTTCGGATAAGGGATTTgttggaggaagaaagaaggaggaaAATGAGGAGAGGGTGGAAACGAAAGCAAATTGTTTCGTTTTGGATGAGGGTTTTGATGGAGGAAGAGAGAAGGGGGTAAATGGGGAGAAGAGAAAGCGTGGTAGCGAAGAAATCAGTAAAGGGTGGACGAAGGAACAAGAATTGGCTCTTCAAAGAGCGTATCTTGCTGCAAAGCCTAGCCCCCATTTCTGGAAGAACGTTTCGAAACTG GTGCCAGGAAAGTCTCAACAAGATTGCTTTGATAGAATTCACTGTGACTATATGACACCACCTGAAACTCAGCCTCGATTGAGGGCAAAGACATTTAAGTCATCACCCATTCACCAATTTTCTATATCTGCAAGTAAACTTCTCAAACCTATGGATAAAACAGCTAGAAGATCTAATGTTCTAAAACCAAAGAACATTATTACCCAGAAGTCTGTTGACAAGCTGTTACAGCGCCATCTTAAAGTAGATCTAGATCGTGAAGGGGACATATTTTCTGTTCTTGAACCAAACACTGATTTTTCTACTAATGCTTTACAGCCTAGTGAAGCACTTTCTACTCCGAAGCAgcaaaaggaaaacaaagggTTCCCGCAAAATTGCACTGAAACATCATCTTCAAGCCATAAGAAGCCACCTTCAAGATTGAGTGGCTCGTGTGTTACAGAACTTGTTAGTCCCCCAGTActaaagaaagtaaagaacagggTAATGCATGAGAAATATATCAATCAATTGCGCTGTAGGGAATCTAGGAGAAGAGCAGATGctacaaaaataattgaagGAACCAGCATACAGAAAAGGGATGTAGTTAATGCTGCAAAAGTTGCCTTGGTTTCTGAAGCTAGAAATGCtatcaataaatttcaacagTCGCAAGTCAATTTCGTGGACAATACTTCTAGTTCTGGTGAAGATAACGATGATGGCATTGAATTTGAAGATGAAAGTCAATAG
- the LOC114425568 gene encoding transcription factor bHLH93-like isoform X2 — protein MELSQLGFLDELLAPRKDTSWSSALSTGLNELLLPSGWSFDSFDENQGLSTLNPSFAAFSTPLDHRFECPYGSEAAYPFVDGFTLPELDSSYTRNDESAPLLPQEDNPSLEDEEFGFLGSESQSLEQAKIGCKIEELTEIPVFNMGLCGEKRPKSKKLEGQPSKNLMAERRRRKRLNDRLSMLRSIVPKISKMDRTSILGDTIDYMKELLERIGKLQEEEMEEGTNRINLLGISKELKPNEVMFDVERRDQDTRISICCATKPGLLLSTVNTLEALGLEIHQCVISSFNDFSMQASCTEVAEQRNCMSQEEIKQALFRNAGYGGRCL, from the exons ATGGAGCTTTCTCAACTTGGTTTTCTGGATGAGCTACTTGCTCCAAGAAAAGACACTAGTTGGAGTAGTGCTTTGTCCACTGGGTTGAATGAGTTACTACTCCCTAGTGGTTGGAGCTTTGACTCTTTTGATGAGAACCAAGGTTTATCCACTTTGAATCCCTCATTTGCTGCATTTTCAACTCCACTAGACCACAGATTTGAATGCCCTTATGGAAGTGAAGCAGCATACCCTTTTGTTGATGGCTTCACATTGCCTGAGCTTGATTCTTCATACACCAGGAATGATGAGTCAGCACCCCTTTTGCCACAAGAGGATAACCCATCATTGGAGGATGAAGAGTTTGGCTTTCTAGGAAGTGAAAGCCAGAGCTTGGAACAAGCAAAAATTGGCTGCAAAATTGAGGAACTGACAGAGATTCCAGTCTTTAACATGGGCTTGTGTGGGGAGAAAAGGCCcaaatcaaagaaactagaagggCAGCCATCAAAGAATCTCATGGcagaaagaaggagaagaaagcGTTTGAATGACAGGCTTTCCATGCTAAGGTCAATAGTCCCTAAGATTAGCAAG ATGGACAGGACCTCCATTCTTGGAGACACCATTGATTACATGAAAGAGCTTCTAGAAAGGATAGGCAAGttgcaagaagaagaaatggagGAGGGAACAAATCGGATAAACCTCTTGGGCATTTCTAAGGAGCTAAAGCCAAATGAAGTAATG TTTGATGTTGAGAGAAGAGACCAGGACACAAGGATTAGCATCTGCTGTGCCACAAAGCCAGGATTACTACTGTCCACAGTGAACACCTTAGAAGCATTAGGCCTTGAGATTCACCAGTGTGTTATAAGCAGCTTCAATGATTTTTCAATGCAAGCATCTTGCACAGAG GTAGCAGAGCAGAGAAATTGTATGAGCCAGGAAGAGATAAAGCAAGCACTATTCAGAAATGCAGGTTATGGTGGTAGATGTCTCTAG